From the Bacteroidia bacterium genome, one window contains:
- the nadC gene encoding carboxylating nicotinate-nucleotide diphosphorylase, with the protein MKLSILHDSAMLQRIELALREDIGTGDITTQCTVPLDLPGSGKFLAKANGVLSGLEVAATVLHIVDDSLVIEAQIMDGMPVLRGSTIATVRGSLASMLTAERVALNFLQRMSGIATAAASYLKLVEGTGVSIMDTRKTVPGLRAFDKLAVKHGRGTNHRFGLDDMVLIKDNHIAAAGGLRSAVELAAARIPADAAMRIEVETGSLNEVIEALSCDRLDVIMLDNFSLDEMTTAVKLIRSRKPEIKIEASGNVNEHTVRAIAETGVDMISVGGLTHSVKALDISFDIVQD; encoded by the coding sequence ATGAAACTCTCCATCCTCCACGACAGCGCCATGTTGCAGCGTATCGAACTTGCGCTGCGTGAAGACATCGGGACGGGCGACATCACCACGCAATGCACCGTCCCGCTCGATCTCCCTGGCAGCGGAAAATTTCTCGCCAAGGCCAACGGCGTGCTGTCCGGCCTCGAAGTCGCAGCCACCGTCCTGCATATCGTGGATGACAGTCTCGTCATCGAAGCGCAGATCATGGACGGTATGCCCGTGCTTCGGGGCTCGACCATCGCCACGGTGCGCGGATCCCTCGCATCCATGCTCACGGCGGAGCGTGTGGCCCTGAATTTCCTGCAACGCATGTCCGGCATCGCCACCGCCGCTGCATCGTACCTGAAACTGGTGGAGGGCACCGGCGTCAGCATCATGGATACCAGAAAAACCGTACCCGGACTGCGCGCCTTCGACAAACTGGCGGTGAAGCATGGACGCGGCACCAATCACCGTTTCGGGCTCGACGATATGGTTCTGATCAAGGACAATCACATCGCCGCGGCGGGGGGATTGCGCAGTGCGGTGGAACTCGCGGCGGCCCGCATTCCGGCAGATGCTGCCATGCGCATCGAAGTGGAGACGGGCTCGCTGAACGAGGTGATCGAAGCGTTGAGCTGTGACCGACTGGACGTGATCATGCTGGACAATTTCTCCCTCGACGAAATGACCACTGCCGTAAAGCTCATCCGCTCCCGCAAGCCGGAAATCAAAATCGAGGCCTCTGGCAATGTGAACGAACACACCGTGCGCGCCATCGCGGAGACCGGCGTAGATATGATTTCCGTCGGTGGCTTGACACACTCCGTCAAAGCGCTGGACATTTCCTTCGATATTGTGCAGGACTGA
- a CDS encoding gamma carbonic anhydrase family protein, which produces MIFPYEGRYPEIHPSAFITDDVVIVGDVHIAEDVSIWFGTVIRGDVHRVTIGPRTNIQDNCTLHETWQKYPLVIGADVTVGHGAILHACTIEDACLIGMGAKVLDNAVIGRESLVAAGAVVREGYRVPEGSLVAGVPATVVRELRDEERERLRKSAQNYLHYVSQYRTHRDLERGLDLHSYFEYKKSGRI; this is translated from the coding sequence ATGATTTTTCCCTACGAGGGACGGTACCCGGAAATCCATCCATCCGCTTTCATTACCGATGATGTCGTTATCGTCGGCGACGTGCATATCGCGGAGGATGTGAGCATCTGGTTCGGCACTGTTATTCGCGGCGATGTACACCGCGTCACCATCGGTCCGCGCACGAATATTCAGGACAACTGTACGCTGCATGAGACCTGGCAGAAATACCCGCTGGTTATCGGCGCGGATGTGACCGTCGGGCATGGCGCGATACTGCACGCCTGCACCATCGAAGACGCCTGTCTTATCGGCATGGGGGCGAAAGTGCTGGACAATGCGGTGATCGGGCGTGAGAGTCTCGTCGCGGCTGGTGCGGTGGTGCGCGAGGGATACCGTGTGCCCGAAGGTTCGCTGGTTGCGGGAGTGCCCGCGACCGTGGTGAGGGAACTCCGCGACGAGGAACGTGAGCGCCTGCGGAAATCGGCGCAGAATTATCTGCATTACGTCTCGCAATACCGTACGCATCGCGATCTCGAACGAGGCCTGGATCTGCATTCCTATTTCGAATACAAAAAGAGCGGAAGGATATGA
- a CDS encoding DUF3108 domain-containing protein: MRIGERGFSRSHVPFYRIPWSRVSRVLLYLVLVLAVPTHAQQRWTPGCSPNMAMFQAGEELTYEVSYLGIGLGTITSRIVAVDSMPDGIRVSAEGLIRTYRGVPFVTLNTLFQTRIGDSLASVGFRNKEYIVEDSAFKHIEYVYKPRLDVVYINEYIENHAGTEKRDTLDLEGKKWQDGLSLLFYARAFAHAKCTHHVPVLMYRSKATTKIHFGSGRDNIEIDALKYDVRTRKLEGETGFTGIFGLTGGFEGWFSDDSAAIPITAKMHVLIGSVRIELIKWKRKGWRPPRYDS, from the coding sequence ATGCGCATAGGTGAACGTGGCTTCTCCCGGAGCCACGTTCCATTTTATCGGATTCCATGGTCGCGGGTCTCGAGAGTGCTTCTGTACCTCGTTCTCGTTTTGGCGGTTCCGACACATGCCCAGCAGCGCTGGACGCCGGGATGCAGTCCCAACATGGCCATGTTTCAGGCAGGCGAAGAACTCACCTATGAAGTCAGTTATCTCGGCATCGGCTTGGGGACCATCACGTCGCGTATCGTCGCGGTGGACAGCATGCCCGACGGGATTCGCGTCAGCGCCGAGGGACTGATTCGCACCTACCGCGGCGTGCCCTTCGTCACACTCAACACGCTGTTTCAGACCCGCATTGGGGATTCTCTCGCCTCGGTGGGCTTTCGGAACAAGGAGTACATCGTCGAGGATTCCGCGTTCAAGCATATCGAGTACGTGTACAAGCCACGCCTCGATGTCGTGTATATCAACGAGTACATCGAGAACCATGCCGGAACCGAAAAACGGGATACTCTGGATCTCGAAGGAAAAAAATGGCAGGACGGCCTGTCTCTGCTGTTTTACGCCCGTGCCTTTGCTCACGCGAAATGTACGCATCACGTGCCTGTGCTCATGTATCGCAGCAAGGCAACGACAAAAATCCACTTCGGAAGCGGCAGGGACAATATTGAAATTGACGCGCTGAAGTACGACGTGCGTACCAGAAAACTCGAGGGAGAAACGGGATTCACCGGTATTTTCGGACTAACCGGCGGCTTCGAAGGGTGGTTCAGCGACGACAGCGCCGCGATTCCCATCACCGCGAAAATGCACGTGCTCATTGGCAGTGTGCGTATCGAACTTATCAAGTGGAAGCGCAAGGGCTGGCGGCCTCCGCGCTACGATTCGTGA